In Xenorhabdus griffiniae, the genomic window AATTTCGGCTGGTAATTTTGCCATAAATCGACATATCTTCCTTCTATCCAAGGTGGAGATACTGGCGAACCATCTAGCCAGAATTGTATGCAGGATTGAACCCTTGGATCTTTCCTATTTCGGTATATCCATCTCAGTTCTTTGTTGGTATATGAGTCTTTTCCTTTGTCGATTTTTGGGTTATTTTTTTTATTGATAACATTCTCCATATCTATTCCATCTAAGATAAAATGGATATTTGCATGGCTTAACGAGTGAGAATACCAAGACAACCCAGTTTTACATTTTCGGCTTGTTATTTTTCTAGGGTAGTAAACGTTCCCATTTCTGATATCAATCTTATAGTTATCTTCTTGATTGAGTATATCTCTGTATTTCCAGTGTTCCATTACCGCCGTTGTAAAGCTTTCTTGATTATGAGGAATTTGTTGTCCATACATCTTACGTACCTTAATTTCATTTTGAGTAATTGAATATCTATCAATAGTTGATATGTTGTTAGGATCAAGAACTAGCTGAAATCCTGGGTGTTTTTGAGCATGTTGTTTTCTCTTATCATATAATCCAAAGATAAGATCCCCTGATTCAAAAGAAGTTTTAAATGGTTGATAAAAAGGCATATTACCCTCTGCTCTCTATTTCCGTGTAGATTATTTTACATAAATGCATTGAATAGTGTTGCTAATTTCTTATAGAACTTTTTGGGCTAATTACTCGCATACTATGAATAAGTAACTATATATACTAATTCAACTTCAAATTGCAGCTTGCAAATCAATGTGATTGTTTATAAATAGGTTTTCATAATACTGAGAGTATCAGATGTTGAGGTTCCTTCTTCAAGATATGTGTGATTTCATATAGTTCTGTAAATTGCAACTTGAAGTTGCATGTATATATTAAAAAAATAAATTAAATGCAAATGAAACAATTTAACCTTGACTAATGAGAAACAAATTTCTCTAATAATATGGATATTATGATAATAATTCACAGATAAGAGGATAGTTATGATTATTTTTGTGACAGGTGCAACTTCGGGTTTTGGTGAAGCAATTGCAAGAAAATTTATCAAACATGGCTCCATCGTCATTGCAACAGGACGCCGTAAAGAGAAATTAGATCAGTTGAAAAATGAATTGGGTGAGAACTTCCACCCCATCCAACTTGACGTGAGAGATCGCACAGCAATCGAACAAACCGTTCAACAATTACCAGATAACCTACGTCATGTAGACGTTCTTGTGAACAATGCAGGGCTTGCGTTAGGGCTAGAACCCGCTCACCAAGCTAACCCTGATGACTGGGAAATAATGATTGATACTAATACGAAAGGATTAGTGAACATGACGCGGGCTTTGTTGCCTAATATGGTACAAGCCAATCATGGACATATTATTAATATTGGTTCCACCGCAGCAAGTTGGCCCTATGCAGGCGGTAACGTATACGGTGCGACTAAAGCCTTTGTCAAACAATTTAGTTTAGGGCTGAGAGCTGACTTACATGGGAAGAATATCCGAGTCACCGATATTGAACCTGGTCTGGTTGGAGGAACCGAATTTTCTCATATTCGCTTTAAAGGCGATAAAGAAAAAGTTGATAAAACTTATGTCGGCGCCGATGCATTAACGGCGGATGATATTGCCGAAGCAGTATTTTGGGTTGCTAACCTGCCTTCTCGCGTCAATATTAATACATTGGAAATGATGCCCGTTTGTCAGTCATTCGCAGGTTTAAGCATACATAGAAACTAATGCTTTTTTAGCAGATTCGCTAAATGGCTTAGTCTTATAGTTTAAGTAATAAAGAGGTTCAAAAATGAACGTTCGTTCTTTGATTGTTAAAAGTGTTTCTGCTGTTGCTCTGGTATCCTCCCTCTTTTGGCAGACGTCCGCCTTCTCTACGCCGTGTGCGTCAGAAAGTACGTGTGTAACCATCAATGGTGGAGAAACTTCCTTAAGCAAAGAAATGGCTCGTCAAAGCAAAGAAGAATGGGATGAACAGAGAAAATTGCGCCATAAAGCGGACAAACGTAAAGAAAAAGAGTTTGATAAGTATGAAGCGGAAGCTGATAATCGTGAAGCCTGTTTAAAAAGTGTCGATATTAATGCTTATTGGGAACCGAGCACAAAACGTTGCCTGGATATCAATACGGGCCGCCCGATTAAACCTTGATAAAATCAACGCCGACATCAAAATAAGGAGATGATAGTGAACAAGATCCTACTGACCGGAGCTTTGTTTTTTGCGCTTTCTTCCTTTACAGTGCAAGCTTCACAAAAGATAACATGTGAAAACTTGAAAGAAGAGATTGCGCAGAAAATCATTAAAAATGGTGTTTCAGCAACGGATTTTAGACTTGACTTAGTTCCTAGTGATCAAGTCACTGAAAACAATACGGCAAGTGGAAAAGTTGTTGGTCATTGTGATTATGGCAAACAAAAAATAGTCTATGTCCGTCTTTCTCATGATAAGAAAGGCTGAGAGCAATATTCTTGCTAATTTTCGAAAAAGGGAGCGTAATTTGCTCCCTTTTTACTTCTTGTTTTAATCGTCAATTGCCAGTATCGCAGACGTATCCAGATAGCAAGATAAATCGCGTTCTTCTGGCCTTAAAAGATAAGGTATTTCTCCCAATTGCGGAGCTGGTATGTGACGCTGTAACCTTTCCAATACCTTGGCGTAATGCGCTAATCCTGGATTGATGCGATTAGCAATCCAGCCAATCAGGGGTACACCATCATTCCTGATGGATTGCGCCGTTAGAATAGCATGGTTGACACAGCCGGCCTGAATACCAACAACCAAAATGACAGGAAGTTTTTCTTGTACTACCCAATCAGAATAAAACGTTTCATCTTCCAGTAACACACGCCACCCCCCGTTACCTTCAATGATGACGCGATCTGCTTTATAGCCTAAATTTCTTAGCCCTTTCGTCATTTGAGTAAAATCAGCACGATTTTCTTTTTCATAACTGTTTTCCCAAACAACAGGATTGATTTCTTCATAATCCACTTGT contains:
- the ydfG gene encoding bifunctional NADP-dependent 3-hydroxy acid dehydrogenase/3-hydroxypropionate dehydrogenase YdfG, which produces MIIFVTGATSGFGEAIARKFIKHGSIVIATGRRKEKLDQLKNELGENFHPIQLDVRDRTAIEQTVQQLPDNLRHVDVLVNNAGLALGLEPAHQANPDDWEIMIDTNTKGLVNMTRALLPNMVQANHGHIINIGSTAASWPYAGGNVYGATKAFVKQFSLGLRADLHGKNIRVTDIEPGLVGGTEFSHIRFKGDKEKVDKTYVGADALTADDIAEAVFWVANLPSRVNINTLEMMPVCQSFAGLSIHRN
- the bioD gene encoding dethiobiotin synthase, with product MLTRLFVTGTDTNIGKTVVTRALLQVFNRDGTTAVGYKPIATEKHETPEGIRNRDALVIHKSSPVQVDYEEINPVVWENSYEKENRADFTQMTKGLRNLGYKADRVIIEGNGGWRVLLEDETFYSDWVVQEKLPVILVVGIQAGCVNHAILTAQSIRNDGVPLIGWIANRINPGLAHYAKVLERLQRHIPAPQLGEIPYLLRPEERDLSCYLDTSAILAIDD
- a CDS encoding DUF1161 domain-containing protein yields the protein MIVNKILLTGALFFALSSFTVQASQKITCENLKEEIAQKIIKNGVSATDFRLDLVPSDQVTENNTASGKVVGHCDYGKQKIVYVRLSHDKKG
- a CDS encoding DUF1283 family protein — translated: MNVRSLIVKSVSAVALVSSLFWQTSAFSTPCASESTCVTINGGETSLSKEMARQSKEEWDEQRKLRHKADKRKEKEFDKYEAEADNREACLKSVDINAYWEPSTKRCLDINTGRPIKP